The window CGCGACTTGCGGCCATTTCGAGACGGAACTGGCCTTTAATCGCGCGCTGTTTATCGGTGAGGTGTCGAATTTCTTCCGTGGCGGTCTTTCCCTCGCCAACTTGCGTACCAACGCTGGCTGTATCAAGCGTCACTCGCCAAATCCCGACCACGATGACGACCAGGATTGCTTCCTGGTCAGTCAGCGCAGTGGATATTCACGCATTACTCAGAACGGCCTGAGCATCCAGCTGGCGCCCGGCGAACTGCTATTGATGGATTCGGTGGGCTCGCTCGAGATCAGCCCGTTCGGCCTGATTGAACACGCGGTGTTGTCTCTGTCCCGCCAGGATGTGTCCAGGAAACTGGGCGGGGAAACCCGGACCTTCGGCAAGATCTCCTCGCGCAAGGCTTGTGGGCGCATGTTGCACGTCTTGATGGATCAGCTGTGCAAGGACACTCCCGACGGTGAGGGCGCCACAGGAGAAGGCGAAGCTTTGCAGAATGCGTTTGTTTCGCTGCTCGGTTCGGCCCTGGAGCAGGGCACCGGATCGGAGGATGACGGCGTTGCGTTGCAAGGCAGTCACTTGCGCAGTTATGTGCAGAAAGTCATCGACGAGTCCCTGACCCAGCCCGGCTTGAGCCCGGTGGGCCTGGCCAACCGTCTGAACATTTCGGTGCGACATCTGTACCGTTTATTCGAAGAACAGGATGACAGCGTCTGCCGCTACATCCAGCGGGCCCGGCTCAAGCGCAGCGCCGATGACCTGACCAATCCGTTCCTGCGGGACGAATCCATCACTTCGATCGCCTACAAATGGGGCTTCACCGATTCGGCCCATTTCAGCCGTTCGTTCAAGAAACAGTTCGAGCTATCGCCCAAGGAATTTCGTGCCAGCCATCTGCAACAGGTACAGGGGGTGGTTTGAGTGGTGGGCGCATTCAGGGTCGGCTCAAGCTGACCCACGGCTATCGCGAGCAGGCTCGCTCCCACAGTGGATGGGGGGAGGATGGGGCTGTGGGAGCAGGGCTGCCGGTGATGACGGCTGCGTCGACATCATCGCCAGCCGACGCACCGCTCCCACACGCTCAAACTTCGGGCAAGGTCGAGCCGCCGTCCACCACCAGGGTTTGTCCGGTCACATACGCGGCCAGGTCCGATGCCAGAAAGAGCATGGCGCCGGCGATGTCGGACGGGGTGCCCAGGCGTCCCAGCGGTACCCGACGGGCGATGTCTTGATTGACCGCATCATCCCCCAGGTTCGCCATGGCCGGTGTCGCGATCATCCCGGGTTCGACGCCGTTGACCCGGATATGCTCACTCGCCAGTTCCAGTGCCGCATTGCGGATGAACCCGTTGACTCCGGCCTTGGACGCCGCATAGTGACTGAGCCCTGGATAAGCCACCCGCGGGCCGGTGACCGAGGAGGTCACCAGCACGCAGCCCCGGCCCTGCCGACGGAACATCGGCAATGCTCCCTGAGTCAGCCAGAACAGCGCCGAAAGGTTGACTGCCAGCGTGCGCTCAAGCATCGCTGGTGTGATCCCGGCAAAGGGTGTCAGGGGAAAGTACCCGGCATTGTGCACCAGAACATCCAGCCTCCCCAGACGCTGCTCCAGATCAGCCATCAGCGTACTGATCGCCGTTGCATCGGCCAGGTCCACGCCCACGGCCTGTACCTGACAACCTGCAGCGGTCAACTCGCTCGCCACCACCTCGGCCTGTGCCAGGTCCAGGTCAGCGATCACCACACGGCCCCCACGCCAGGCGAAGGCTTCGACGATGGCCCGGCCTATACCCTGGGCACCGCCTGTGACCAGCACCGTTTTTGCGCTGAAATCCAGATCATCAGGCATCCGTGACCTCCATCCGGCTGAAGGCCAGGGTTGGTACGTCTACGATGCTGGAGCCACCGTCGGCCACCAGTGCCGCGCCAGTGATGATCGATGCTTGATTCGAGGCCAGGAAGCGACACACATGGGCAATCTCCAGCGCGCTGGCGGGCCTGCGCAATGGCACGTCCGCGCAGACCCTGTCGTAGGCCTGCTGCAGCGTTTCGCCGTGAAACTGCATCAAGACCTGCATTTCCTCATCAGCCATCGGCGTGCGCACCCAGCCCGGGCAGACGGCGTTGACCCGCACCCCGCGCGGGCCGTAATCGCGCGCCAGGGAGCGGTTCAGCCCCAGCAGCGCGTGCTTGGCGGTGGTATAGCCGCAAACTTGCGGGCCTGCCGCCAACGACGCGATGGATGCGATCAGCACAATGTTGCCAGCGCTTTCCTGCAGCAGCGGCAGGCACGCCCGGGCGCTGTAGAAGGCGCTGTCGAGATTGCTGCGCATGGCCGCTTCCCAGGTCTGCGGGCTGGTCTGGGTGGCGCTGCCCAGGCCCATGCCGCCAGCGCAGGCCAGCAGCACATCGAGCCGGCCATAACGCTCGCGGATCTGTGCGACGAAGCCGTCCCAGGTCGTCGGGCACGCGGCATCGCCCACCAGCACCAGGCCGCCTATTTCCTCGGCCAGTTGCGCCAGAGGTTCGCGGCGTCGGCCGATCAGCACCAGGTTGGCGCCGTCAGCGGCATACAACCGGGCGCAGGCGGCACCGATGCCAGTGCCCGCGCCCGTGATCACGATGGTGCGCAATTCAGGCATCGGGATATTCCGTCCGGTTGAGAACCTGGCAGTAGGAACTGACGGGGAAATTGGAAAACTCATCGAAAGACGCGCCGGCATAACCGAAAATCTTGCCGTCGCTGCGGTGCTGCTGCATGTCGATCAGCACCAGGCCCAGGGTCGGGATGATCTTTTCCCGCCAGACGAACAGGTACAACTGATCGGCGATCTTGTAGGTGTCACACCGGTCGGTATCGCACAGGCCCTGTTCGACACCCTTGAGGCACTGCCAGGAATAGAACCGGTCGTTGAGATAGATGTGTTCGTAGACTTCGCTGGGGCTGTAGCGATACAGGTTGCGCAGGCCCACCAGTTCGGTGGTCGGTGCATGTGGGCACAGGCCCTGCTGCCAGGGGCGGTCGAGACTGCCGTGAAGGAACTCCACTTTCACGCCCGTCAGTGGCTGGCCGGCCAGCGCGCGGCTGTACAGACCTTCGCGAGTTTGTTCTTGCCCGGGCATGCTGCCGATCACTGCGGTGAACGCCGCGTGAGCGGTATCAAGTACCAGGCTGACCGACCAGGCTTGTGCGCCTTCGTGCTTGACGAAATCCACCAGGTAGAGGCCTGGCCGCACCGACGTGGCCCGATAAGGCGCGGTGCCGCTGGAATGACCATCGGCTGCGTTCCATGACAGGGTTTGCTGTTCGAAGCGGTGTTCGATCTGCCAGCCATTGGCGAAATTCAGGGTGAAGGTCTTACCGTTCAGGTCGGCCAGGTTCGGCAGGATGAACGCTTCAGGGGCAAAGCCGTCGGCCAGGGCGCCGACGGTGATCCAGTCTGTAGGTGTGGTCATTGCAAGACTCCGGTTGGATGAGATAGCCACCCGGATCATGGCGCCTTGCGCGGGGCTGGCCCATCAACCGAATGGTTGAACCGGCACAGGCAATGGCTTAGAGGAACAGGCTGCTGACCAGCTCGGTTCGATTGCTCACGCCGGTCTTGCGAAACAGGTTGATCAGATGCGTCTTGACCGTGGGCAGGCCGACGTCCAGCTCTCGGGCCAACTCTTTGTTACTGACGCCCTGGCGCAGCAGCAACGCTATCTGGCGTTCCTTGGGGGTCAGGCTACTGAGCGAGTCGTCCTGCGGCGGCAGGTTGGCGACGGCCAGTTGCAGTAACGCTTGCAGCGCTGCGAGCTGCGTCAGTTGCTCGCTGGTGAAGACGCCTTGCTCGGCGGTGCGCAACAAGGAAATAGCCGCTTGAGGCCGACTGCCCCAATGGGCGAAGACTTCCACCACATCCACCACGTCGTAGCGCTGTAAAAAATGGCGGTAGCGATGGCTGTCACGGATTGGCTGGCGGGCCATGGCCAGCCCAAGAGGCACCACGGCCAGGTCGCTGGAAACGTAGTTGCGCGGCTGCAACGGATCGAACTGGCGATAATTGTCCAGATAGTCGCGATGCATCTCGCCGCTCATGCCATGCAGGCTGAAGTCATGGGCTTGCAACTGTCGGTCGACGCAATAGAAGGCCGCTCGACTGGCGGGAACGAGCTGGGTGAACGCGTGCAGGCAATGGCCGGCGATGTCCTGGGAGGGGATGACGTACATGCTCGCAACCTTCGCCAAGAGGGCTGCCGGTGAATCCGGCAGCCGGGTCCGGTCAGACTACCGCGAAGTAGTGTTTGACAAAACTTTCGCTGACCACTTCCCACAATACCGGCGTACCTTTGGTCACGAACCAGCTGTCGCCGGCCTTGTAGCGGGTGCTCTGGCCGCTGGCTTCATCGGTCAGCACCACTTCGCCAGTGACCACGGTGGCCTGTTCGGCGAACGGATAAACCATTCGGAACTTGCCCTTGGTCGTGCCGAAGTAGGCGCTGCTGACCGCATCGGTGGGGGCGCCGAAGGTCATTTTGCCGAAGGCTTTGACTTCGCCTTCGAGAATCTGCGAACCGAGATCGGCGACGGTGCCCCAGGCGTCCAGGTCGGACAGCTGGATGTCTTTCTTGAGGTTGATAAGGGGCATGGCAGTGACTCCTGATGAGTGAAAAAAACAGCGGGTATGTATGTCTAGTACCGGTCCGTGAAGGCGCTGGGATCTGTGGGAGCGCCTAACTGACTGGCATCATGGCCATCAGCGACGGCCATTCCAGTAACCCGACAGCTGGTGCCAGGACTTGCCGGCGGTCAGCAGCAGTGGACGGATGGCGTCCTTGCCGATGATGGTCGGACGCCTGACGGAGCTGACCAGGTCGTAGCGCGCCGAGCCTTCGCTCATGCCTTCGGCCAGCACCTTGCAGATGATGTGGCTGGGGGTGACGCCAAAGCCTGAATAGCCCTGGACGAAAAACGCATTGCTGCGGCCGGGCAGGGTGCCGATCTGCGGAAACAGGTTCGGGCTGCACGCCATCGGGCCGCCCCAGGCCAGGTCGATCTTCACGTCCTTGAGGTACGGGAAAATCTTCAGCATCAGGCGCCGATTCCAGGCCTTGAGGTCCTGGGGGATGTGTTCTATCAACGGCGTCGCCGCACCGAACAGCAGGCGGTTTTCATTGGTGACGCGGTAGTAGTCGATCACCGGGCGAATATCGCTGTAGGCGCCGCGAATCGGGCTGATGCGCTGGATCAGCTCCTCCGACAATGGCTCGGTCATCATCTGGAAGGCATAGGTATTGATGGTCGAGCGATGCAGCTCCGGCTCCAGTTTGTTGAGGAAGCTGTCGCAGGCCCACAACAGCTTGCTGGCCTTGACCGAGCCACGCCCGGTGCGCACGGTGATGCGCTCGCCGTAGCTGACTTCCAGGGCCGGACTGTTCTCGAAAATCCGCACGCCGTGGCTGACCAGTGCCTTGGCTTCGCCCAGCAACAGGTTCAGCGAATGCACGTGCCCGCCGCCCATGTGCAGCAATGCACTGCTGTAGGCCTTGGACCCGATGATTTGCTGCACGTCGGAACCGCCGAGAAAGCGGATCTCATGCTTGCTGTTGATCGACTTGAAGTCTTTTTCCCAGGCCCGCAGGGTTTTTTCCTGGCGAGCGTTGAAGCCCATGTAGCCGTAGCCATGGCAGAAGTCGGCATCGATGTCGTACTTGGCGATGCGGTCCTTGATGATGTCCGCGCCCAGATCGCTGATCTCGAAGACCTGCCGCAGCCCGTCTTCTCCCACATCCTTCTTGATTTTTTCCAGGTCATGGCCGATGCCGGCCATGATCTGCCCGCCATTGCGCCCGGTGCCGCCGAACCCCAGGTAACGCGCCTCCAGCACCACGATATTGGTAATGCCTTTTTCAGCGAGTTCCAGCGCGGTATTGATGCCGGAGAAACCGCCGCCAATCACCACGACGTCGGCTTCCACGTCCTGTTCCAGGGTTGGGAAACTGAGGTTGTATTTCTTGGTAGCGGTGTAATAGGTGGGCGTTTCGATATTGATCATGACGCAACCTGACAAAGTGAAAAGAAACGCCGTGACAAGCGCCTTCGCAAGACACTGCACGCGATGGCCCTATTAAGAGCCCTGGTGCTGGCGCCTGTCTTGATCATCCGTGCCGGCGGATTTGATCGAGCGCGCCATGGCAGTGAAGGTCGCACCGTGGAAAGTACAATCTTGGGTCTGGAAGGTGCATTTTTCAGTTGCCCCGGATTACCCATACTGAACGGGCCTTAATCACTGATTCCGCCATTTCTGCAGCACCGGGTTGCCGGGCAAAGGCGGGATCGGCAGATGCCAATAATAAAAGAGCCCGTCCATGAAAAAGCCAAATCCGTTGCTCGAAGATCTCAAGCCTATCCTGCCGGTCATTGCCGCCAATGCCTTCCAGGCAGAGAAGGACCGTAGCGTTCCTGTCGAAAATATAGCCTTGCTCAAAGGTATCGGCATGCACCGGGCTTTCCAGCCGAAAAAGTACGGCGGCATGGAAATATCGCTACCGCAGTTCGCCGACTGCATCGCGTTGCTGGCTGGCTCCTGCGCCAGCACCGCCTGGGCCATGAGCCTGTTGTGCACCCACAGCCATCAATTGGCAATGTTCCCGGCCAAAACCCAGGAAGAAGTCTGGGGTGACGATCCCGATGCGACTGCCAGTAGCAGCATTGCACCTTTCGGTCGCATCGAGGAGGTCGAGGGCGGTGTGATGTTCAGCGGCGAAATGGGCTGGAGCAGCGGCTGTGACCATGCCGAGTGGGCGATCGTGGGATTTCGCCGCAAAAATGCCGAAGGAACCCAGGACTATTGCTTCGCGGTGCTGCCTCGCAACGATTATGAAATCCGCGATGACTGGTACGCGGTAGGCATGCGCGGCAGTGGCAGCAAGACCTTGATCATCGACAACGCGTTTGTGCCGGAACACCGGATTCAGAAAGCCAAGGACATGATGGAAGGCAAATCCGCCGGGTTTGGCCTGTACCCCGACAGCAAGATTTTCTACTCGCCGTATCGCCCGTATTTCGCCAGCGGTTTCTCCACCGTGAGCCTGGGTGTGGCGGAACGCATGCTAGAGGTTTTTCGCGAGAAAACCCGAACCCGCGTGCGCGCCTACAC is drawn from Pseudomonas rhizophila and contains these coding sequences:
- the feaR gene encoding transcriptional regulator FeaR; protein product: MSMHQVGQDGLETWNRDLRATCGHFETELAFNRALFIGEVSNFFRGGLSLANLRTNAGCIKRHSPNPDHDDDQDCFLVSQRSGYSRITQNGLSIQLAPGELLLMDSVGSLEISPFGLIEHAVLSLSRQDVSRKLGGETRTFGKISSRKACGRMLHVLMDQLCKDTPDGEGATGEGEALQNAFVSLLGSALEQGTGSEDDGVALQGSHLRSYVQKVIDESLTQPGLSPVGLANRLNISVRHLYRLFEEQDDSVCRYIQRARLKRSADDLTNPFLRDESITSIAYKWGFTDSAHFSRSFKKQFELSPKEFRASHLQQVQGVV
- a CDS encoding SDR family oxidoreductase, with product MPDDLDFSAKTVLVTGGAQGIGRAIVEAFAWRGGRVVIADLDLAQAEVVASELTAAGCQVQAVGVDLADATAISTLMADLEQRLGRLDVLVHNAGYFPLTPFAGITPAMLERTLAVNLSALFWLTQGALPMFRRQGRGCVLVTSSVTGPRVAYPGLSHYAASKAGVNGFIRNAALELASEHIRVNGVEPGMIATPAMANLGDDAVNQDIARRVPLGRLGTPSDIAGAMLFLASDLAAYVTGQTLVVDGGSTLPEV
- a CDS encoding SDR family NAD(P)-dependent oxidoreductase, which gives rise to MPELRTIVITGAGTGIGAACARLYAADGANLVLIGRRREPLAQLAEEIGGLVLVGDAACPTTWDGFVAQIRERYGRLDVLLACAGGMGLGSATQTSPQTWEAAMRSNLDSAFYSARACLPLLQESAGNIVLIASIASLAAGPQVCGYTTAKHALLGLNRSLARDYGPRGVRVNAVCPGWVRTPMADEEMQVLMQFHGETLQQAYDRVCADVPLRRPASALEIAHVCRFLASNQASIITGAALVADGGSSIVDVPTLAFSRMEVTDA
- a CDS encoding molybdenum cofactor biosynthesis F family protein, producing MTTPTDWITVGALADGFAPEAFILPNLADLNGKTFTLNFANGWQIEHRFEQQTLSWNAADGHSSGTAPYRATSVRPGLYLVDFVKHEGAQAWSVSLVLDTAHAAFTAVIGSMPGQEQTREGLYSRALAGQPLTGVKVEFLHGSLDRPWQQGLCPHAPTTELVGLRNLYRYSPSEVYEHIYLNDRFYSWQCLKGVEQGLCDTDRCDTYKIADQLYLFVWREKIIPTLGLVLIDMQQHRSDGKIFGYAGASFDEFSNFPVSSYCQVLNRTEYPDA
- a CDS encoding helix-turn-helix transcriptional regulator; this translates as MYVIPSQDIAGHCLHAFTQLVPASRAAFYCVDRQLQAHDFSLHGMSGEMHRDYLDNYRQFDPLQPRNYVSSDLAVVPLGLAMARQPIRDSHRYRHFLQRYDVVDVVEVFAHWGSRPQAAISLLRTAEQGVFTSEQLTQLAALQALLQLAVANLPPQDDSLSSLTPKERQIALLLRQGVSNKELARELDVGLPTVKTHLINLFRKTGVSNRTELVSSLFL
- a CDS encoding cupin domain-containing protein encodes the protein MPLINLKKDIQLSDLDAWGTVADLGSQILEGEVKAFGKMTFGAPTDAVSSAYFGTTKGKFRMVYPFAEQATVVTGEVVLTDEASGQSTRYKAGDSWFVTKGTPVLWEVVSESFVKHYFAVV
- a CDS encoding NAD(P)/FAD-dependent oxidoreductase → MINIETPTYYTATKKYNLSFPTLEQDVEADVVVIGGGFSGINTALELAEKGITNIVVLEARYLGFGGTGRNGGQIMAGIGHDLEKIKKDVGEDGLRQVFEISDLGADIIKDRIAKYDIDADFCHGYGYMGFNARQEKTLRAWEKDFKSINSKHEIRFLGGSDVQQIIGSKAYSSALLHMGGGHVHSLNLLLGEAKALVSHGVRIFENSPALEVSYGERITVRTGRGSVKASKLLWACDSFLNKLEPELHRSTINTYAFQMMTEPLSEELIQRISPIRGAYSDIRPVIDYYRVTNENRLLFGAATPLIEHIPQDLKAWNRRLMLKIFPYLKDVKIDLAWGGPMACSPNLFPQIGTLPGRSNAFFVQGYSGFGVTPSHIICKVLAEGMSEGSARYDLVSSVRRPTIIGKDAIRPLLLTAGKSWHQLSGYWNGRR
- a CDS encoding p-hydroxyphenylacetate 3-hydroxylase oxygenase component, translated to MKKPNPLLEDLKPILPVIAANAFQAEKDRSVPVENIALLKGIGMHRAFQPKKYGGMEISLPQFADCIALLAGSCASTAWAMSLLCTHSHQLAMFPAKTQEEVWGDDPDATASSSIAPFGRIEEVEGGVMFSGEMGWSSGCDHAEWAIVGFRRKNAEGTQDYCFAVLPRNDYEIRDDWYAVGMRGSGSKTLIIDNAFVPEHRIQKAKDMMEGKSAGFGLYPDSKIFYSPYRPYFASGFSTVSLGVAERMLEVFREKTRTRVRAYTGAAVGAATPALMRLAESTHQVAAARAFLEKTWQEHAEHSERHQYPSRETLAFWRTNQGYATKMCIQAVDRLMEAAGGGAWFETNELQRLFRDAHLTGAHAYTDYDVCAQILGRELMGLEPDPTMV